One window from the genome of Desulforamulus ruminis DSM 2154 encodes:
- a CDS encoding sporulation peptidase YabG has protein sequence MVKIGDIVTRKIYGEDMQFCVLGFYTNQRTGEKVAILALLDPNLIVEASVQELNPVSARKLFALTQNFVH, from the coding sequence GTGGTGAAAATAGGGGATATTGTAACAAGAAAAATTTACGGTGAGGACATGCAATTTTGCGTTTTGGGATTTTACACCAATCAACGGACTGGAGAAAAGGTGGCTATACTGGCTTTGCTGGACCCGAACTTAATTGTGGAGGCCTCGGTGCAGGAACTAAATCCGGTTTCAGCCAGGAAGCTTTTTGCACTAACTCAAAACTTTGTTCATTAA